Proteins encoded by one window of Myxococcales bacterium:
- a CDS encoding sigma-54-dependent Fis family transcriptional regulator → MPKILIVDDQRNMRTTLAMMLRGGGYEVEEAGDGDLGIARGATEAFDVVLTDLRMGTKDGIEVLRAVKEAQPLTEVLLMTAYGTIESAVDAMRLGAFDYIQKPFTEQELMVKVGKAVESRRLAGEVALLTREFQDRYKFENIVGRSAAIRDVLGRIVRIAPTDTIVLITGESGTGKELVAKAIHANSKRKDRPFVPVNCAAITETLLESELFGHARGAFTGAVSARKGLFEEAEGGTFFFDEIGETPLAFQAKLLRAIQENEIRRVGENKPIKVDVRIIAATNQDLLPAIAEKRFRQDLYYRLNVARFQLPPMRERMEDLNELLGHFLAKYNKKMACRARFDPRVPEVLQQYAFPGNVRELEHMVEQAVALIQTGVIHPEDLLPHANAPHDAPRAKGVGKSLAESVDAAERSAIEEALAGSDGNRERAAELLGISPTTLWRKMTRLHVSFEGKG, encoded by the coding sequence ATGCCGAAGATCCTCATCGTCGACGACCAAAGGAACATGCGCACCACCCTCGCCATGATGCTCCGCGGCGGCGGCTACGAGGTGGAGGAGGCGGGCGACGGCGACCTCGGCATCGCCCGCGGCGCGACCGAGGCCTTCGACGTGGTGCTCACGGACCTGCGCATGGGGACCAAAGACGGCATCGAGGTGCTGCGGGCCGTCAAGGAGGCCCAGCCCCTCACCGAGGTCCTGCTGATGACCGCGTACGGCACGATCGAGAGCGCCGTCGACGCGATGAGGCTCGGCGCCTTCGACTACATCCAGAAGCCCTTCACGGAGCAAGAGCTCATGGTGAAGGTCGGCAAGGCCGTGGAGAGCCGACGCCTCGCCGGCGAGGTCGCGCTCCTCACGCGTGAGTTCCAGGACCGGTACAAGTTCGAGAACATCGTCGGTCGCTCGGCCGCCATCCGCGACGTGCTCGGGCGCATCGTGCGCATCGCGCCCACCGACACGATCGTGCTCATCACCGGCGAGAGCGGCACCGGCAAGGAGCTGGTCGCGAAGGCCATCCACGCCAACTCCAAGCGGAAGGACCGCCCGTTCGTCCCGGTCAACTGCGCCGCCATCACCGAGACGCTGCTCGAGAGCGAGCTGTTCGGCCACGCGCGAGGCGCGTTCACGGGCGCCGTGAGCGCGCGCAAGGGGCTCTTCGAAGAGGCCGAAGGCGGCACGTTCTTCTTCGACGAGATCGGCGAGACCCCCCTCGCCTTCCAGGCCAAGCTCCTGCGCGCCATCCAGGAGAACGAGATCCGCCGCGTGGGCGAGAACAAGCCCATCAAGGTGGACGTGCGCATCATCGCGGCGACGAACCAAGACCTGCTCCCCGCGATCGCTGAGAAGCGCTTCCGTCAGGACCTCTACTACCGGCTCAACGTCGCCCGGTTCCAGCTCCCACCCATGCGCGAGCGCATGGAAGACCTGAACGAGCTGCTCGGGCATTTCCTTGCAAAGTACAACAAGAAAATGGCGTGCCGAGCCCGCTTCGATCCGCGCGTACCAGAGGTGCTCCAGCAGTACGCGTTCCCGGGCAACGTGCGCGAGCTCGAGCACATGGTGGAGCAGGCGGTCGCCCTCATCCAGACCGGGGTCATCCACCCCGAGGATCTCCTCCCTCACGCCAACGCGCCGCACGACGCGCCGCGCGCGAAGGGCGTTGGCAAGTCGCTCGCCGAGTCGGTCGACGCGGCGGAGCGGAGCGCCATCGAGGAGGCCCTCGCCGGCT
- a CDS encoding TIGR04551 family protein: protein MVEARGTMQIRHGRALPLLLALGLLGFAPLTYAPAALAQGAAAGPTVDPAARGNLMPAGGAAGAATVAPSAPTPDPDHDQRKLVAQGEARPDESAVAGVPSSVFSDDWWGRTRPVLELHGYFRTRGELFHNFALGRFNNPGDEANLWGHPLDHTYNDQAGAARTVNQCGDTGTEPCFDKTQASANMRLRLNPEIHISDNLRILSQVDFLNNVVLGSTPDAYALQPSGTGSTGYRPAVNGYNGYAPLGTFSTTQGPPTAGVNGYKNSIDVQRAWAEYLTPVGQLRFGRLPLHWGMGMLANSGDRIDDDWQTNSDRIMFVTGIKSLDLYFGGSWDFISSGATNASPYDVYGGQPYNTANLTNAGQWSLLAAHRTNPELQRLKLAKGDIVVNGGVFALYRSQHLDVKAGENPLTNDTAATDRGLERRGAQAFVPDAWLQLLYRKFRFEAEFASVLGQIAKSPAKNQINDPIGVRQFGLATQSEFKAIEDKLRVGFGFGWASGDGNVEGLAPGANGLQVRKGDGPISTFRFHPSYYVDYIFHRRILSRVQGTYYFRPSVEYDFLRSPNGQKFGGGAAIIWSRASQFIQTPGNKRDLGIELDLQLYYQAKDGTLNDDPSKMGGFYSALQYGVFFPLGGLSYLPGEQSAMQAVLPPNGAQAADVSLSTAQTVRLILGVMF from the coding sequence ATGGTAGAAGCCCGAGGCACGATGCAGATCCGGCACGGCAGAGCCCTCCCGCTCCTCCTCGCGCTCGGCCTCCTGGGGTTCGCGCCGCTCACCTACGCCCCTGCGGCGCTGGCGCAGGGGGCGGCTGCGGGCCCCACGGTCGACCCCGCGGCGCGCGGCAACCTGATGCCGGCCGGCGGCGCCGCGGGCGCAGCGACGGTCGCCCCCAGCGCGCCGACGCCCGATCCCGATCACGACCAGCGCAAGCTCGTCGCGCAGGGCGAGGCCCGGCCCGACGAGAGCGCCGTGGCCGGCGTGCCGTCCAGCGTCTTCAGCGACGACTGGTGGGGCCGCACGCGCCCTGTGCTCGAGCTGCACGGCTATTTCCGCACCCGCGGCGAGCTCTTCCACAACTTTGCGCTGGGTCGATTCAACAACCCGGGCGACGAGGCGAACCTCTGGGGGCACCCGCTCGACCACACGTACAACGACCAGGCGGGCGCCGCGCGCACGGTCAACCAGTGCGGCGACACGGGCACCGAGCCCTGCTTCGACAAGACCCAGGCCTCCGCGAACATGCGGCTCCGCCTCAACCCGGAGATCCACATCTCCGACAACCTGCGCATCCTCTCGCAGGTCGACTTCCTGAACAACGTCGTGCTCGGCTCCACCCCCGACGCGTACGCGCTCCAGCCGAGCGGCACGGGCTCCACGGGCTACCGGCCGGCCGTCAACGGCTACAACGGCTACGCCCCGCTCGGCACCTTCTCGACCACCCAGGGCCCGCCCACGGCGGGCGTGAACGGCTACAAGAACTCGATCGACGTGCAGCGGGCGTGGGCCGAGTACCTCACCCCCGTCGGCCAGCTCCGCTTCGGTCGCCTGCCGCTCCACTGGGGCATGGGCATGCTCGCGAACTCCGGCGATCGCATCGACGACGACTGGCAGACGAACAGCGACCGCATCATGTTCGTCACGGGCATCAAGAGCCTCGACCTTTATTTTGGCGGCTCCTGGGACTTCATCTCCAGCGGCGCCACGAACGCGAGCCCGTACGACGTGTACGGCGGCCAGCCGTACAACACGGCCAACCTCACGAACGCCGGGCAGTGGAGCCTCCTCGCAGCCCACCGCACGAACCCCGAGCTCCAGCGGCTCAAGCTCGCGAAGGGCGACATCGTCGTGAACGGGGGCGTCTTCGCGCTCTACCGCTCGCAGCACCTCGACGTGAAGGCCGGCGAGAACCCGCTCACGAACGACACGGCGGCCACCGACCGCGGCCTCGAGCGGCGCGGTGCGCAGGCGTTCGTCCCGGACGCGTGGCTGCAGCTGCTCTACCGAAAGTTCCGCTTCGAGGCCGAGTTCGCCTCGGTGCTCGGGCAAATCGCGAAGTCTCCCGCGAAAAACCAGATCAACGATCCCATCGGCGTGCGCCAGTTCGGCCTCGCCACGCAGTCCGAGTTCAAGGCCATCGAGGACAAGCTCCGCGTGGGCTTCGGCTTCGGCTGGGCCAGCGGCGACGGGAACGTCGAGGGCCTCGCGCCCGGCGCGAACGGCCTCCAGGTGCGGAAGGGCGACGGCCCAATCTCGACCTTCCGGTTCCACCCGTCGTACTACGTCGACTACATCTTTCACCGCCGCATCCTGTCGCGCGTGCAGGGCACGTACTACTTCCGACCCTCGGTCGAGTACGACTTCCTCCGCAGCCCGAACGGCCAGAAATTTGGCGGCGGCGCGGCCATCATCTGGAGCCGCGCGAGCCAGTTCATCCAGACGCCCGGCAACAAGCGCGACCTCGGCATCGAGCTCGACCTGCAGCTCTATTACCAGGCGAAGGACGGCACGCTGAACGACGATCCGTCGAAGATGGGCGGCTTCTACTCGGCGCTCCAGTACGGCGTGTTCTTCCCGCTGGGCGGCCTCAGCTACCTGCCCGGCGAGCAGTCCGCCATGCAGGCGGTGCTGCCACCCAACGGCGCCCAGGCGGCCGACGTGAGCCTCTCGACGGCGCAGACCGTGCGACTCATCCTCGGCGTCATGTTCTGA
- the hutH gene encoding histidine ammonia-lyase has translation MVDAPVLLGLPLTLDALEDVAARLRPVEVCPTARRKVMASRQAIDAIVAAGDAARNVYGVNTGFGALAETRISAADIRALQRNLVRSHATGIGEDLGVAEVRGIMLLRAQVLALGHSGVRAEVLDTLVAMLNGRVHPRIPSQGSVGASGDLAPLAHLALVLIGEGEARVGEGPVEDGRAAMKRAGVEPIVLEAKEGLALINGTQYMASLGTLRLLEAERLATAADVAGAISLEALKGSTKPFDPRLHAARPHPGQEVVAANLRALLADSSIAESHRDCAKVQDAYSLRCMPQVHGATRDALAWVRGVLEREVNSVTDNPSVFTDSGETEILSGGNFHGQPLALALDLAAMAVAELANISERRVEQLVNPSLSSGLTPFLAAGSGLHSGFMIAQVASASLVSENKVLCHPASVDSIPSSAGKEDHVSMGSVSARKLGMVVRNTRHALAIEVMTACAGVDQRAPVTPSRGVAASLALVRERVAPMVGDRPLSKDIEAVANLVGSGGLAAAAAAVVGHLA, from the coding sequence ATGGTCGACGCTCCGGTGCTCCTCGGTCTCCCGCTCACCCTCGACGCTCTCGAAGACGTGGCGGCGCGACTGCGTCCGGTCGAAGTGTGCCCCACGGCGCGACGCAAGGTCATGGCCTCTCGCCAAGCGATCGACGCGATCGTGGCGGCGGGCGACGCCGCGAGGAACGTGTACGGCGTGAACACCGGCTTCGGGGCGCTGGCCGAGACGCGCATTTCGGCCGCCGACATCCGCGCCTTGCAGCGAAACCTGGTGCGGTCGCACGCGACGGGAATTGGCGAAGACCTCGGCGTGGCCGAGGTGCGAGGGATCATGTTGCTCCGCGCCCAGGTGCTCGCGCTCGGACACTCGGGCGTCCGCGCGGAGGTGCTCGACACCCTCGTCGCGATGCTGAACGGCCGGGTCCACCCGCGCATCCCGTCGCAGGGCTCGGTCGGCGCCTCCGGCGATCTGGCCCCGCTCGCCCACCTCGCGCTCGTGCTCATCGGCGAGGGCGAGGCGCGCGTGGGTGAAGGCCCGGTCGAGGACGGGCGCGCGGCCATGAAGCGCGCGGGGGTCGAGCCCATCGTGCTCGAGGCCAAGGAGGGGCTCGCGCTCATCAACGGCACGCAATACATGGCGTCGCTTGGCACGCTGCGCCTGCTGGAGGCCGAGCGCCTCGCCACGGCAGCGGACGTCGCGGGCGCCATCAGCCTCGAGGCGCTGAAGGGCTCCACCAAACCCTTCGACCCGCGCCTCCACGCCGCGAGGCCCCACCCCGGCCAGGAGGTGGTCGCGGCGAACCTGCGCGCCCTCCTCGCAGACAGCAGCATCGCGGAGAGCCACCGCGACTGCGCGAAGGTGCAGGACGCCTACTCGCTCCGCTGCATGCCTCAAGTGCATGGCGCCACGCGCGACGCCTTGGCGTGGGTCCGCGGGGTGCTCGAGCGCGAGGTCAACAGCGTGACCGACAACCCCAGCGTGTTCACCGACAGCGGGGAGACCGAGATCCTGAGCGGCGGCAACTTCCACGGGCAGCCGCTCGCCCTCGCGCTCGACCTCGCCGCGATGGCGGTGGCTGAGCTCGCCAACATCAGCGAGCGGCGCGTCGAGCAGCTCGTGAACCCCTCGCTCTCGTCGGGCCTCACGCCGTTCCTGGCCGCAGGTTCGGGCCTCCACTCGGGGTTCATGATCGCGCAGGTCGCGAGCGCCTCGCTCGTCAGCGAGAACAAGGTCCTGTGCCACCCCGCGTCGGTCGACAGCATCCCGTCGTCCGCCGGAAAGGAGGACCACGTCAGCATGGGCAGCGTGAGCGCCCGGAAGCTCGGCATGGTCGTGCGGAACACGCGCCACGCGCTGGCGATCGAGGTCATGACCGCCTGCGCGGGCGTCGACCAGCGCGCGCCCGTGACGCCAAGCCGCGGCGTGGCGGCGTCGTTGGCGCTCGTCCGCGAGCGCGTGGCGCCGATGGTCGGTGACCGCCCGCTGTCGAAGGACATCGAGGCGGTCGCGAACCTGGTCGGCTCGGGCGGGCTCGCGGCAGCGGCCGCGGCGGTGGTGGGCCACCTCGCCTAA
- a CDS encoding glycosyltransferase, translated as MHVALCVAYFSVLLLLSMYGLHRSHLVFTCLRLAKKLNAMKAGVPPLADNVDPASLPTVTIQLPLYNEATVAARLLDAVSQVEYPWERLEVQVLDDSTDETRMMVRDHVRRLAETGLDIQYIHRVDRTGYKAGALDAGLDVARGELIAIFDADFIPQPDFLRALVPQFMADPTIGMVQARWGHLNREVSILTRVQALMLDGHHLVENRARAAAGWLFNFSGTGGMWRREAIRDAGGWQHDTLTEDLDLSYRAQMAGWKFAYREDVVTPAELPEDVSAFRAQQFRWAKGTVQTSRKLMKRVLTAKDLTVTQRIEAFFHMTPHFAYPLMVLLSVLLLPALVLMPATNARTMLLIDLPLCAGTTGSLAAFYAMAMTAQGRTRREAFRNLPALLALGCGLAPHLSKAVLEGLRSMAGEFVRTPKAGDLLKPGAAPRYHARADLPMTEIALGLLSAVSVVAAGQTGHWFAMPFAMLFAFGYGYVALLVGTEQAARRRAALEAYKAGASPASVAAIASVPPPAEAVEELAEELAA; from the coding sequence ATGCACGTCGCCCTGTGTGTCGCCTACTTCAGCGTCCTGCTCTTGCTCTCGATGTACGGCCTCCACCGGTCGCACCTCGTGTTCACCTGCTTGCGCCTCGCGAAGAAGCTGAATGCCATGAAGGCGGGGGTCCCCCCGCTGGCCGACAACGTCGACCCGGCGTCCCTGCCCACGGTGACCATCCAGCTGCCGCTCTACAACGAGGCCACCGTGGCGGCGCGCCTGCTCGACGCCGTGTCCCAGGTCGAGTACCCGTGGGAGCGCCTCGAGGTGCAGGTCCTCGACGACTCGACCGACGAGACGCGCATGATGGTGCGCGACCACGTGCGGCGGCTCGCCGAGACGGGCCTCGACATCCAGTACATCCACCGCGTGGACCGCACCGGCTACAAGGCCGGCGCCCTGGACGCGGGCCTCGACGTGGCGCGCGGCGAGCTCATCGCCATCTTCGACGCCGACTTCATCCCCCAGCCCGACTTCCTCCGGGCGCTCGTCCCGCAGTTCATGGCCGACCCGACCATCGGCATGGTCCAGGCCCGCTGGGGCCACCTGAACCGCGAGGTCTCCATCCTCACGCGGGTCCAGGCCCTCATGCTCGACGGCCACCACCTCGTCGAGAACCGCGCCCGCGCGGCGGCCGGTTGGCTCTTCAACTTCTCGGGCACGGGCGGCATGTGGCGCCGCGAGGCCATCCGCGACGCGGGAGGCTGGCAGCACGACACCCTCACCGAGGACCTCGATCTCAGCTACCGCGCGCAGATGGCGGGGTGGAAGTTCGCCTACCGCGAGGACGTCGTCACGCCCGCGGAGCTCCCGGAGGACGTCAGCGCGTTCCGCGCGCAGCAGTTCCGCTGGGCGAAGGGCACCGTCCAGACCTCCCGCAAGCTCATGAAGCGCGTGCTCACCGCGAAGGACCTCACGGTCACGCAGCGCATCGAGGCGTTCTTCCACATGACGCCGCACTTCGCGTACCCGCTGATGGTTCTCCTCAGCGTGCTGCTCCTGCCGGCGCTCGTCCTCATGCCCGCGACCAACGCGCGCACCATGCTCCTCATCGACCTGCCGCTCTGCGCGGGCACCACGGGCTCGCTCGCCGCCTTCTACGCGATGGCGATGACCGCGCAGGGACGCACGCGCCGCGAGGCCTTCCGTAACCTGCCCGCCCTGCTCGCGCTCGGCTGCGGCCTCGCCCCGCACCTCAGCAAGGCCGTCCTCGAGGGGCTCCGGTCGATGGCCGGTGAGTTCGTCCGCACACCGAAGGCCGGCGATCTGCTCAAGCCGGGCGCCGCCCCACGCTACCACGCGCGCGCCGACCTCCCGATGACCGAGATCGCGCTGGGCCTCCTCAGCGCCGTCAGCGTGGTCGCGGCCGGCCAGACCGGGCACTGGTTCGCGATGCCCTTCGCGATGCTGTTCGCGTTCGGCTACGGCTACGTCGCGCTGCTCGTCGGCACGGAGCAGGCGGCGCGACGCCGCGCCGCGCTCGAGGCCTACAAGGCCGGGGCGTCACCCGCGTCGGTCGCAGCCATCGCGAGCGTCCCGCCGCCGGCGGAGGCCGTCGAGGAGCTCGCCGAGGAGCTCGCCGCCTGA
- a CDS encoding serine/threonine protein kinase — protein sequence MASQPERFGHYAVERLIGRGGMALVYAARNERTGAEVALKVVVPPKEGDDGADATIARFKHEADISGRLVHANIVRVYDFLTTEAGEAVLVMERLRGESLAAVLARRGKLSVGETLAVLLPILRALAHTHAQGVIHRDVKASNVFLSVDSAGVVTPKLLDFGIAKRPGSSPSFTARDEVLGTPSAMSPEQIRGGVELDARSDLFSCAAMTIELLTGRGPFQASSAAASLVAVLEREVDPSPDIPPRMFVELERALRKAPLERHASTTELELALREACPDSATEAALGVSLASVTVDEGTPTCPSEPGSGSVARQSLRRPGSRLTRARAGTFFALGVVVALIVGAVFVLARGDRRTAGAAPQPSATASSAEPASAPPPPPPPPGEAASVATAVIAAATTTRPPAAAPQTTKPRAATKGGPATAKPVATRPDF from the coding sequence GTGGCGTCGCAACCCGAGCGCTTTGGTCACTACGCGGTCGAGCGCCTGATCGGCCGCGGAGGGATGGCGCTCGTGTACGCGGCGCGGAACGAGCGTACGGGCGCCGAGGTCGCGCTCAAGGTCGTCGTGCCGCCGAAGGAGGGCGACGACGGCGCGGACGCCACGATCGCCCGCTTCAAGCACGAAGCGGACATCTCGGGGCGCCTGGTTCACGCGAACATCGTACGTGTCTACGACTTCCTGACGACCGAGGCGGGAGAGGCCGTGCTCGTGATGGAGCGACTGCGCGGCGAGAGCCTCGCCGCTGTCCTCGCGCGCCGAGGTAAGCTCAGCGTGGGCGAAACCCTCGCCGTCCTCCTCCCGATCCTCCGCGCGCTCGCGCACACCCACGCCCAGGGCGTCATCCACCGCGACGTCAAGGCGAGCAACGTCTTCCTCTCCGTCGACAGCGCGGGCGTGGTCACGCCGAAGCTCCTCGACTTCGGCATCGCGAAGCGGCCCGGGTCCAGCCCGAGCTTCACGGCGCGCGACGAGGTGCTCGGGACGCCGAGCGCGATGTCGCCCGAGCAGATCCGCGGGGGCGTCGAGCTCGACGCCCGCAGCGACCTGTTCTCGTGCGCCGCGATGACCATCGAGCTGCTCACGGGCCGCGGCCCGTTCCAGGCGTCGTCCGCGGCGGCGAGCCTCGTGGCCGTGCTGGAGCGCGAGGTGGACCCGTCGCCCGACATCCCTCCACGCATGTTCGTCGAGCTCGAGCGGGCCCTACGCAAGGCCCCCCTGGAGCGCCACGCGTCGACCACCGAGCTCGAGCTCGCACTGCGCGAGGCCTGTCCCGACAGCGCGACCGAAGCGGCCCTTGGCGTGAGCCTCGCGAGCGTCACCGTCGACGAGGGCACGCCGACGTGCCCATCGGAGCCGGGCTCCGGCAGCGTGGCACGCCAGAGCCTCCGAAGACCGGGCTCGCGGCTCACCCGCGCCCGGGCGGGGACCTTCTTCGCCCTCGGCGTGGTCGTCGCGCTCATCGTGGGCGCAGTCTTCGTGCTTGCACGCGGCGACCGCCGGACCGCCGGCGCGGCGCCACAGCCGAGCGCGACGGCAAGCTCCGCAGAGCCGGCGAGCGCGCCACCGCCGCCACCGCCACCACCGGGTGAGGCGGCGAGCGTCGCCACGGCAGTGATCGCCGCAGCGACCACCACGCGACCGCCGGCGGCCGCGCCACAGACCACCAAGCCGCGGGCGGCCACGAAGGGCGGCCCGGCGACCGCCAAGCCCGTCGCCACGCGGCCCGACTTCTAG
- a CDS encoding integration host factor subunit alpha: MTKAEIVQTLYAKVGGFSRKESADMVDLVFEMMKETLGRGEKIKISGFGNFVLRDKRQRPGRNPQTGDAIKISERRVLTFKASQILKLALNPRADEAVASAAPQQHAASGG; this comes from the coding sequence ATGACGAAAGCTGAGATCGTCCAGACACTGTACGCGAAGGTGGGCGGGTTCTCTCGGAAGGAGTCGGCCGACATGGTCGACCTCGTCTTCGAGATGATGAAAGAGACCCTCGGGCGCGGGGAAAAGATAAAGATCAGCGGCTTCGGAAACTTCGTCTTGCGCGACAAGCGCCAGCGGCCGGGTCGCAACCCGCAGACCGGAGACGCGATCAAGATCAGCGAGCGCCGGGTCCTCACCTTCAAGGCCAGCCAGATCCTCAAACTGGCGTTGAACCCCCGCGCCGACGAGGCCGTCGCCAGCGCGGCGCCGCAACAGCACGCCGCCAGCGGCGGCTGA
- a CDS encoding carboxypeptidase regulatory-like domain-containing protein, with protein MKAAHFRTLVVTLASLGLGGVWAGCGTTTAISEYPDSALIPAGGDGGPDAPGDGACVGLACGNPEAGNCVGLECQRAVCEAGTTTSLSGTVLDPSGKVPLYNAFVYVPNSEPNPIKEGASCDRCDGQLSGRPIAVAATDSAGRFRLEDVPVGKDIPLVVQIGKWRRKVVVPAVAACVDTPLDAGLTRLPKNRVEGHIPRIALSTGGADALECLLRKIGLDDTEFGPEGSPARVHLFSGGGYSDNGTPVPAPTTMAGGTALTASNGLWRDAASLGRYDVVLLACEGDENAPSKPETARAALYEYAKNGGRVFASHYHNYFFSASPVPAVQGVAAWTDMRPDPAGKLETIEATVETSFPKGAAMKAWLQNTGSLSAAGGLPIQEARHNVETLGAGALSWIRVTNPRSGNTEAVQYMSFNTPLGAADADVCGRVVFSNLHVGAGSTAGQPFPTGCSGGELTPQQKALLFMLFDLSSCVQRDDQPPAPPR; from the coding sequence ATGAAGGCCGCCCACTTCCGAACCCTCGTCGTCACCCTCGCGTCGCTCGGTCTGGGCGGCGTGTGGGCGGGCTGCGGGACGACCACCGCGATCTCCGAGTACCCCGACAGCGCCCTGATTCCGGCGGGCGGCGACGGGGGGCCTGACGCCCCCGGCGACGGCGCGTGCGTCGGCCTCGCGTGCGGCAACCCCGAGGCGGGGAACTGCGTGGGGCTCGAGTGCCAGCGGGCCGTCTGCGAGGCTGGCACCACCACCAGCCTGAGCGGCACCGTGCTCGATCCCTCCGGGAAGGTGCCGCTCTACAACGCGTTCGTATATGTGCCGAACAGCGAACCGAACCCCATCAAGGAGGGCGCGTCCTGCGATCGCTGCGACGGCCAGCTCAGCGGGCGGCCGATCGCGGTCGCCGCGACCGACTCGGCGGGGCGCTTTCGGCTCGAGGACGTGCCGGTCGGCAAGGACATCCCGCTCGTGGTGCAGATCGGCAAGTGGCGCCGCAAGGTCGTCGTCCCCGCCGTCGCGGCCTGCGTCGACACACCGCTCGACGCCGGCCTCACGCGCCTGCCCAAGAACCGCGTGGAGGGCCATATCCCTCGCATCGCGCTCTCGACCGGCGGCGCCGACGCGCTCGAGTGTTTGCTCCGCAAGATCGGGCTCGACGACACCGAGTTCGGCCCCGAGGGCAGCCCGGCGCGCGTGCATCTCTTCTCCGGCGGAGGTTACTCGGACAACGGCACGCCCGTTCCCGCGCCGACGACCATGGCCGGGGGCACGGCGCTCACCGCGAGCAACGGGCTGTGGCGCGACGCCGCGTCGCTCGGTCGCTACGACGTGGTGTTGCTCGCGTGCGAGGGCGACGAGAACGCTCCCTCGAAGCCCGAGACCGCGCGCGCCGCGCTCTACGAGTACGCGAAGAATGGGGGCCGCGTGTTCGCGTCGCACTACCACAACTACTTCTTCTCGGCCTCGCCGGTGCCCGCGGTGCAGGGGGTGGCCGCGTGGACCGACATGCGCCCCGATCCGGCGGGGAAGCTCGAGACGATCGAGGCTACCGTGGAGACGAGCTTCCCGAAGGGCGCGGCGATGAAGGCCTGGCTCCAGAACACCGGCTCGCTGAGCGCGGCGGGTGGGCTGCCCATCCAGGAGGCGAGGCACAACGTCGAGACCCTCGGCGCGGGCGCCCTCAGCTGGATCCGGGTGACGAACCCGCGTTCGGGGAACACCGAGGCCGTGCAGTACATGTCGTTCAACACGCCCCTAGGCGCCGCCGACGCGGACGTGTGTGGTCGCGTGGTCTTCAGCAACCTCCACGTAGGCGCGGGCAGCACCGCAGGCCAGCCATTCCCGACCGGCTGCTCCGGGGGAGAGCTGACGCCGCAGCAAAAGGCGTTGCTGTTCATGCTGTTCGATCTGTCCTCGTGTGTGCAGCGGGACGATCAGCCACCGGCGCCGCCGCGTTAG
- a CDS encoding MerR family transcriptional regulator: MPSKLYFRIGEVAGLVGVEPHVLRYWEREFRAIRPTKSSKGQRVYSRRDVENLLRVRTLLYEEGFTIAGARKKLSRKPDEGDAAASPESATPESGERPIDRAARQEDDLEGPAIDASRLADDRLRDADAGAAAAERDALSVVSEAAAAERPPDASSARAMHAVRASLHELRDELELLLDELGGA; this comes from the coding sequence ATGCCCTCGAAGCTCTATTTTCGCATCGGCGAGGTCGCGGGCCTCGTCGGGGTGGAACCGCACGTGCTTCGGTACTGGGAGCGCGAGTTTCGGGCGATCCGCCCTACGAAGAGCTCGAAGGGCCAGCGGGTCTACTCCCGGCGCGACGTCGAGAACCTGCTCCGCGTGCGGACCCTGCTCTACGAAGAGGGCTTCACCATCGCCGGCGCGCGGAAGAAGCTGTCGCGCAAGCCCGACGAGGGCGACGCAGCGGCGTCCCCCGAGAGCGCGACGCCCGAGAGCGGCGAGCGCCCCATCGATCGGGCAGCGCGGCAGGAGGACGACCTCGAGGGCCCCGCGATCGACGCCTCACGCCTCGCCGACGACCGCCTACGTGACGCCGACGCCGGCGCGGCAGCCGCAGAGCGCGACGCGCTTTCGGTCGTGAGCGAAGCCGCGGCCGCCGAGCGCCCACCGGACGCCAGCTCCGCGCGCGCCATGCACGCCGTCCGCGCTTCGCTCCACGAGCTGCGCGACGAGCTCGAGCTGCTGCTGGACGAGCTCGGCGGCGCCTGA